The following DNA comes from Pomacea canaliculata isolate SZHN2017 linkage group LG10, ASM307304v1, whole genome shotgun sequence.
AATGTAGCCAGTCATTCAGATTTTaggatgtatatttttttctgagctgATCCTATCAGAggacaagacaaaaaaagtcGCAGTTTTTAAAGGAATAGAAGCACTAGGCTAAACAGGACCAGACACAAAAACTACATTTAAGAAGGCAGTggacgtgcgtgtgtgtgtgtgcgcgcgcgcgggtGTACGTGCGTATAGTTTATGTGGGTATTGTAATCCACCTTTTCCACCTCCGTTGTAGATAGCTCAGGCTAAACCAGTAACAAGCAATGTTTATTTCAAGTTTGCAGCCCACAAACGTTTGTTAGTTATTATTATGTGCtgaaaaagtgttaaaaatgtCTCACAAAGTAAGAACTTGGAAGAAAACTCCCAATGATGCTTATAAGACGACAGTGTTCAATTTCTTTCTCAAAGAAAGATACTCTGACAACTGTGGTTGTCAGAACCACTTGACGGTTGGAGCTGAAGCCTTCAAATCACATCATGGGTCGTGAGCATTCGCATCTCCTATCTGCGCCGTGAGAATAACATTATCGACGACGAAGCTGTGACCCTAGTGTCAGTTGCTTTTACCGCTGATTGTAGGGTAATTGGGttggagagacagagggaaggtTTCAAAAGTGCATTTAAATGTTGTGATCATGTGCTTCAAATCTAATGACAGCCAGTGTTAAATCAGGACCAATAATGGTGCACATGGGAGTTACACTTGAATTCATGGCGAAACTCATTCTTCAAGTTTCAGCACCAATAAGGCATGCTAGCAATGGAAGCTCCTAGGCTCGAACACACGGGGATGGAGAGTCTGGCAGGGGATGGTTGTTGCAGCGTAGGGGAATTAATGCACAACAGCAGAAACATAAAGGAACATACAGGAGAGTGcatcagtaatttttttaacaattactttttgtttagtcaaatgtatttttaaactccgttttcttactttttttctctgtatttctttCAACTTTGATTTCATATTTTGGCGGGTTTTGTGCATCATATCATATTTTTAGctagtgttttttaaaaaaattattttcctgtattatttttatttgttggtcaGTGCGGAGAGTGGAGTGATTCGGTATGATGAAAATATTCAATTAATTAAATCAAAGAAATAAGAATCATGCAGCTAGCGTATTTAGAGGATTTCACACGCTGAAACGTTTCAATATTTCTAACGTTTTTTCCCGCATACATGGCCTGGCTGATTTCACGTGTTGAACTAGATGAGCACCAGGAACATTCCAACAAGTAAAAAGGTTAACATAGAGGAAATATTTGGCACTCTTTATTTAACACAAATTTCCGTGATGTCAGATTTACGGACGTTTATATGTGGgctgctgtctgtttgccgagaccaacggtgagccttttgcgaagttctctgctatAAGTCtctgcgagcctaaacaatgaatatgactaaaccggaagctttatataCAGCAGCCTCATTCTAGTAGTTAAGATGAAAAATTGGCTAAACCGGAAGGTTtttatacaccagcctcgtttcaATAGTTAACCCCTgtaagcagtccagtaatacaatttGTGGTCAGTTTAGTTTACAGCGGACATGGCGGCCTTCGTCATGAGTCAAACAGACTAGAACACTTTATAGTCTGTGGATCTGAGAAGGTACGCATAACATTCTCGATATTTTATCTCTGCTGAGCAGAGATCTGTGTAGACATCATCGAGATCTTAGCAAGCGCCAACAGTCCGTCTGCTGCACCGAGTTCCATTATATGACTATCATCTGTTGCGAAAccctgctgtcgtctgctgccgtGAGATCAAGATTGACAGCATCGACATCAACCACATTTTGCAGgtaaaatttcagttttataaaTGAAAGCAATGAAAGAGCTGGATGAAACGTTTAGACTATGCTTCAAAACACCTATTCTTAAGAGGGCTAGATTAATAATTTTGTACGATACGAAGCTGACGAAACAGGTAAACAACAGAAATCTAATAATGGTGGCCATGGCGATATTTTCCACAATACAAACCTgtaaaaaattctttattattaaattaaattgttaGAAATGAACAAATTTTCTAGGGAGCAATCCTTGAGTTGAGTTTTTCTTGATTTAATCCATTCTGATCGCAGGAAGGGAAACAGCTTATTCAATTCATTGATTCTGACCATGAGGCTGCTGGAAAGCTACCGTATGACCCATATGTTAAAAGAAGtgccctttaaaaaaagttagatCTGAGATATATATACCCATGCATGTTGAATATTTCCATAATTTTCTGTGTGAttgtatacttttattttttgtaatatataaacTAGAACGTACCAATTCATCACTTCATTTTAGTGTAAGTTGCACATAGATTTTTTTATGTGGTAGAGGGATGCAGAATGGTAAcaattttcaagttttctttcatataaACATTTAGTAAACGAAGTCAGTGGGAAACTGACTGTTCCTTGAAAGATTCTTAAATTTTCTGAGACCTGCTTAAAAAcagcagcaaagaaaatgtgtgGGCAAAATTTGACATGGCAATGACAGACCAAGACAATTTCAGGTCAATTGATAAGATGATCACTTCAGTTGTTTCACCATGGTTGTGTTTTGGAGCTTTCATTAGCACTGCTTTTGATAAATTTTGCAAGACAAGAATTCAATGCACTGAAAAATGAGATCAAACACTTAAATATACAAAGAACATTATATCAGAGGAGCAATTTTGCAAAACTCAAGCAGAAAGCTTAAAGATGGAAAAACCAAGATGCAACAAGCAGTATCTGGATGTAACTttgaatgtatgtgtgcatactgACTTGCATATAACATGCCCAAAATATGGCTTTGGTCATTTATCAATAAAGCAACACATTCTTGCAATAACTCCCTTGTCACACCTTCGCATATTATACATATGCAGTTCAGGTTTGTCCAGCTTCAAATTTTCCTTGTTCACAGTCTTGGTGAGAGCATAGACTATACTAACACATTGTTATGATTACTATTAGCGTATTCAAGCTGGAGCATATGAACAGTTTTCCAGCCCACATCACAATTACACCAGAAATAATTATCAGAGTTGAGTGAGAGTAAAGACACTtaaaacacattatttcttcCCCTTCTCCATTCCTCCACCTGAAAAGGATTCTAAGAATTAAAGGCTATTTAGttagtttaatttaattcatCTAGAGTACTTCCATTTAACAtaatcaaattaatttttgtattccaagaaaagatgtcattGAAATCCATAGTAATTTTAGTTTCTAAGGGAGGTCAGCATAATTTTTtcagtaatttaaaaatattttatgtacatGCAAATCTAGGTAGTACTAATGGTGACCTAGTATGAGTTTTTTTGTGGaatgagatgtgtgtgttgaataTTCAGCCAACattggggaaatagtatttaCACTGCGCTTTACCCGacaatgagaagaaaagaaaaactgtcgcAAACCATTGGCACCTTAAGTAGCGATTCGATGTTAGCGCTGGTTTTCGCTGCAGTGTTAAACCTGGACCGATGCCTCCTCGGAAAACCCCCGACCAATCTTCCAGCGCTTTTCATGGAGATGAGGACTCTTCGGGTCTCGTCTTGCCCGAGGAAATCGGTGAGGACCAAGAGGAGAAAGAGCATGACAACCTTTTCTTCGAGCAAGACGCATTGGACAAGAATAAAGAGGGTGATGAAGAAGAATCCCACGTAATTCAGACCAGCAGCATTTTCTTCGACGAGGACTTGACCATCTCAGGTAAATCTTCAGGTGTAAGTTCTGAGGTGGGTGAAACCCTTTTTCCTTAACGCGACCTTTTTCTGTGTCGTTGGTGCCTTATTCCCATCTACCACCCGAGTCACTTTGCTTAATGCGTTAATTTAATATACTATGTTTTGACATGTTCCCTGCTTGTAATGCcactaatacagtgagggttagctgtcctggttcagctttcgtctcgggcacgctattcGTTCTCAGCATGCGACATTTGTttgactgccttgccatgattTACCCTTATttgctggttcggcgtaaaacGACGATTCCCTCATCTACTCCTGCTTGTAACTTCCTGtcatatttatgtgttttaacGGGCTCTCTGCTTGCATCCCGTTTGCTTGTTGTATCGCTTGTCATATTCATGTACTTACATGTATGTTTTGACATGTTCCTCGCTTGTAAATTTGCGTATTACGCTTCTTAAAACACCATCTATTGACTCATCTATCCACGACGTAGCAACTTCGACTAATCCGTTTTCCCCCTTCCCCTTGCTCGATTAAATATCGTGCCGGCAGAcgatttccttctctctctgacTTCTGCCAGCAATTAGTCATCGTGTGTTCAGGTCTTGCGCCACAAAACACCTGGTGTAACAGCACGGACAGCCAAATCCTGAAAGACTTGTACCACAAAGCCTGTGAGGCATTAAAGGTCATTCCGTGCGGGAAGTTTCTGCGCGATGCTGATCAGAGACGACTGGTGCTCAACAACCAGGGGATCGATTCGCTAGGCGTCAAAGCCGTCTGCCTTTCGCTCGTGGTCAGTAGACATCAGTGTTTCCAGTAACTACACGTGTGAGTATTTGTTGGTGTTCAAATACGTTAATTATTTGGATGTCTACAGACgcagaatgaaagaagaaaccATCATATGCTCGAAAACGTCTTGTACTTGTGGTTTAGAATCTCAGGTAACAGGTACCCAAGACCATAACCGAATGTCCGTATATAGGAGAGGGGGAAAGGTAGTGAACAATGTGTGGTTTACTGTATCTTAAACAAGGCATATAGAAGGTGATGCTCAGTTTGCTCTTTCCGATTTCTTTTGaacttactttaaaaatgaGGTAGTTATTGAATGTACAGGAACGTTTTCCAGTCAATGGTCCGTGGAAAGCTCGTATCATGCGCTCCTGGTTGATCCAAGCTCTATACAGTATAACACATCCAGGGCATGCAAAACTGTCAACTATAATTACTCTAGTGTATTTTTCCCCGAGTCTAAGGCACAGGATGGAAAGTTGTAATCAACCCTCCTCTTCCGATGCCATTTTTCTTGATAATCATGTACCCATGGCAACTGatagacacacatatatataattacctCTCATTTAAGCTCGGATCTCCGAGAACTTCTTGACAGAATTTACTATTATACTGTTAGAGCTATATCCGtgtctgtcaaaaaaaaaaattaaaaaattaataaaataaagtcttgTAAATAACTGGTGCTAATTTTTGTGGTTCTCAGGGTAATTTGACCATCCGAGAACTGTACCTTAAAGGCTGCAGGATGGATACCGAGGGCATGAAATGTTTGGCAGACATGTTAATGACAAACCCAGCCATCAAGGTGCTTGTAAGTTGCACggaatactttttctttcataatgATGAGACTGGTTTTTTAGCAGGAAAGTCGAGCGAGCGTTTTAAGATTATAAAAATCTACCTGTTTATGCAtctctgtgtctctctttccctctcttcctctgtAAAACAagattgaagaagaaaaaaaggtggaTATTAATGGAGTAGAATGGGGagagtttgagagagagagagagagagctgttaaGACTGATCGAAGAGAGAAacatgtgtgacgtcaccgtgtCGCTGGGTGTCAACAGGACGTGTCTAACAACGATTTGGGAACAGTCGGCGCCAACATCCTGAGCGACGTCATCGCGGTCAGCGAAACTTTGGAAAGGATTAGAGCATCATGTTGGTAGTCCTTACCCCATTCCCATCTACAAACAGCACCTTCTGTCCACCTCGTCGGGTTCACGGGTAGGGGTAGGGTGCTAGAGAAAGAGCACGGCGCCGCTGACTGGGGCAGCAAAATTGTCCACAGCTGGCGCCAAGCTTTGGCGTGCAATGACCTTAGCACGACGAGTAGTCGTTATACGTGCTTAAACTATTTCCCctaaagaatgtgtgtgtaagtgttcAAGGGTGATAATAGTAGTGGTAGATATGCATAGGATAATTAGTTTTCATTGCTGAATGTAGCGATGATAAACGTTACGAAAATAGCGTGATAGCCTTACAATAACCTTACGTATATGTCATGTCTTATTGTTATCGTTCTTCGTTTTTAATAACCAGTGCAACATTTTACCCTCTACAATATTATTGTGTTGTTTCGATTTTCTTTGCAGCTAATAACTTTGGAGTCCAAGCTTCTCAGTTTATAGGCCAAGCACTTGAGGTATAATACCGTCATTTAACCTCCATGACCTCACTCTCATGATGTAGTATTGTTATCATTCTCTCTTTCACGATATACATCTCATGGCATAATTAACAAAATCGTCTAACTCTGCTTGCCCTTGATTAGACATTGTCATCAGTGTTAGCCTGCAGGTTTCAGAGCAGTTTGAAGTACTAGAAGATTTTCAGCCTCATAATAGCATCTGCGAAATATCTTTAACACCAACAAGATCTCTGCTGTATTTTAATAGACTTCATGAGACATTTTACGGTTTATAGCATGCACGACTGTGAGCAAGCATCATTGCCAGCATTATCAACGTATTAGAATATCTATATGACATGAATACAAAATGCAGTCTTTCCAACACCTGCAACTGGTTCATAAAATAGGTTTGCTAAGTCTGTGTACTCTCCCCTAAATCACtcaacatcttccttgaaagaGCCAGGTATatgcactaaaaataaaaacaaaaaaggagtgTTCAGTCAGCAGTGGCAGCAGGGCATCTTGCAGTTTACAGATGATGTGGATTAGCTGGCAGAAAAACAAGAGCTTACTGATCTTGATGACCGCCTTGAAAAAAGTGACTACGTCATTAGACAAGTATAAAAGATTAAGCTGATGATCTACAACGGACTGAAGATTAGAATCAAGGAAGATAAGCTAGATACAGTCACTGACGAGGAGGTGCAAAAGTAAATAAGGGAAATAATTAGGCCCAGCGAAGATCTCTTCACAACGAAGAGATGCAAACTTCAGTGACCTGGGCACGTCTCAAGATAGTCAGTGTTCACAAAGGCCATCAGGCAAGAAACAGCACATGATGGCAGAGAAAGAGCCAGGCAATAAAAAATGGGAGACCACTTTGAGAAAGTTGGCGAGTGTTGGTGGTAATAATTATGGATATTGAAATGCTAGAAACCCCTAACACCCGAACGTTCAGCCAGCCACCGTTGTAGCATCGTTGGGGCTCTTTCGAGCTTCCTATTCACCGATAAGACATCAAGCACATGAAGCACATCACATGCTCGACCCAAGGCCCGTTAGGGAAGCGTGTGAGTGTCCAGGATAATCCAGCAAGCAGACTGTTTAAAAGAGCACCTGCTGAAGGTAGGTGCGAGACCAACAATCGActgtgtctctctgtctctctgttgaAGCATGGTGATTACAAACACTACCAGGACTGGCATTACAATCACCACCAGGACTGGGATTACCATCACCACCAGGACTAGCATTACAAATACTAGCATCCCTGGCAGTACAACTATTACCTAGGGCCCTAGGCAGTCATTACATCCACTACCAGCACTGACATTACAATTATCTGGAACATTACATCCACTACTAGGGCGCAGTTGTCAGTTTTCTAACGTGTGCTATGTTTCCCTGTACATCATGAGTGTGCTTTATTTATAACTGCAGCGGAATTCAAGCCTCCTAGTCTTGGACCTTAGCAATAATCATTTCGAGGCAAAGAGTGGAGTGTTCCTAGGCCAGGGGCTGAGTGAGTTCCTTGAGCGATTAACTAACACTAACTCTGACTACTGCTTCCTCTTCAATCATTTGTTCTCaggtcttctttctctccttcctttctctttctgtgtgtttgtgtgtgtgagagagagaataccaACTTCGATACATTAACGTGCGCGGCCTTTTAAATAATTGCGTTTTAGTTTCCATAtgaatatattaaaatttataaagatgtgtgtgtgtgtcgaatGGGTGGCATTGGTCGGGCGATCGGTTGTTTGCTTGGTCTTCAGGTAAGAACTATTCTCTCCACACGCTAGACATCAGCTACAATCACTTAAACGAGGCTGGAATTCGTGGCCTGGCCCTGGCGCTGAAGGtaatgtcatctttttttttctcttcacccACCTATTCTCTCCCTCATCTTGTGCGGCGGAGAATGGGCCTGAATGTGAGTCGGGTACGGAAATGTCAGCTCTTTCTTTAAACAGGAGGGGACGGTCCTGCGGAGCCTCAACCTGTCCTGGAATGGTGTAGGCAAGACAGGCGCCGCACAGCTGGGCATCGCTTTTTCACAGAATACACATCTCGTCTCCCTTAATCTCGCAGGCTGCCGCATCCCCATCGATGGTGTTGTCGATTTCTTAAAACGTCTGGACTCCAACAAAAACCTCAAGACCGTGGATGTGAGTGTGATGGGgtagtgggatttttttttctctctctctctgaattgtgtgtatgtgtgcattcaGCGAAAGTTTTCCAGCAGGATTAAGCTCATGACGACTGGATACAAAAACATAGCAAGGGGGTTCATAGTAGTTATACAAGGAAGAAGAGATGACGATACATAACGGAAAAGACCATGTTTTCGCGTTTATGCATGGAACGCGTGACCACACGGGTAACGAACCGGCGACGTCTCCAGTCTGACGCTGGTGCCGTCTCCCCTCTAGCTGTCCTCTTTCCAAAAGAAGTTGGAGGGAACAAACTGGTGTGTCATCAgtctttttttgaaatgtttctcgTGGCAGTTTTCTGACAACCCTTTGACATCAACAGACTCAACAACTTTATTAAGCGTTCTCAAATCAAAGCCAAACAGCGGCATCGACAATATAGAAATCAAGGTAAGAACTTCAGTTTGGATCTATTAACAGCTTTGACACCTACCTTCTTCGGCAGCATCAGTAACTTTAGTCTCTGTTGCGATGAAAAACTTTCAGGTTAGCTAAGCGTATTCAGTATGTTAGCAGTAAGAGTTTTCTTTAAGTCTCTAGGTTCACTTCTTCCCTTTCCATCATTTCCCGTGTGTCACTGGTGTACCCGTCCGAGCACTTGGTCTTGCCACCAGCTATATTTCTCTCAGCTCTTGTCCCGGATTCTTCATGTGCATGTCTTTTCCGattctcatttttcatttaattgttCCCTTTGTTCTTACAGGCTTGGTTTACCACTGTAACTTCTGTTATgtgttatgatgatgatgatgatggtgatgatgatgatgatgatgatgaggaggaggaggaggaggaggaggattgatgaagatgattgatgaatgattgatggatgattgatgatgatgggcCTGAAGTTGAGTGAGGTACAGAAATGTCAGATTTTTCTTGTAGCAGGGGTAGACGGTCCTACGGAGCCTCCACTGTCCACTGTAGAATGGTGTAGGCAAGACAGGCGCCACACAGCTGGGCAGCGCTCTGGCCCAGAATACACTTCCCGCCTCCCTTAATCTTGCaggctttattattattattgatgatgatgataattgatggtaattgatgataatgatgatgatggatgatgatggatgacgatgatgattgatgattgatgatgatgatgtagagaTTGCTGAGTATTTCTTTCTACACGTGTTTGCTcacgtgcgtttgtgtgtgttttttgctTGCCTCTCTTGTAAAGAGCATCTCAGTGCCACAAACATTCATGAACATGCTCGAGGAGCTGCGGGAGATCAAACCCACCTTCACAGTAGTCTACGGCACCGTGCTAGGAACTAAATCCAACCACGATTACACCGGTTTTGACCTGTTAAGCAGTGACCCCATGTCCATACTGGTGAAGTTTGTGAAGGCCAAAAACATGAGCATTTTGGACTTATTCGACGCATCTGGTACGGACGCGTCCTACAGCCTCTCCCACCAGCTGCTGGTCGAATACATGCAGGTACCATGGCCACCAGATTTGTGATAAAAGTGTGATTATCATAGATTCAGATTTCGTCCATGGGGGTCACAGCTGGAAATCCCTCCCCCAATATTAACCTTTAGAGACCAATGCTGTGATTATTTACAAACGCGTGGGTTAAATGTGTTACGGTTGTTAGAGGAATCTGCATCGGCTAAAGGTTATAAAAAAGCTGTATTGTGAGTGACTGTAAGGGACAATTTTGCGTTCTTGAGTGAAAAGATTCAGCGGTAGTTGTTAGTGGTAGGATACAGAGGTAGGTTGTGAGTGACAAGACACACTTATGAATGTATGGAACTCGCTAGGAGAAACGTAAATCTCATTTTGATGATGACGTGTGTCTACCATGATTACCTACAGCAGCATTTACGAAAAGGTATAACAATAACactgatttatttctgtttctagtCCTTGTTGTAAaggttttttaaatgttgcttttgtttctgaatCCCTATAAACTTGAGGTTCAAACGAGTGAGGTTTATATAGTACTTCAAGGCTATACCGAATTTCACGTTATTCTTCAATGCTAGAGCAGAATACAGTAAATTCTTCCAAGGAACGGGATACATCATTATGGCCGCTGCGCACTGTTCATATGCATGGACTGGCGATACCACTATGTCGTGGTAGGATATTTGCGCATGGGAGCGAGATTTTGCAAAACTTGCTGATTACAGGTGCAAATCgcaaaatttaaaatcacataataaataaacgGTTGTATGTCACGCACTGAAATTTACGGATATATAATTGTATTTTACCTACATGAATCTGTGTAAAACGTGGATCACCCGACTAGGATTTTAAGCATTTGCGAGTGTTTCAAAGTAAGCAGTGCAATTAATGCTAAGAATTCGGTGGCCTAAACCTCTGTTCTCCTTTCCCAGCCCCTGACTGCTACTGTCGTGCATTGCAGGAAGCTGGCCTGATGTTGAGCATCGCGCAGATGGACAAACTGCTGATGGTGCTTGACAAGGACGGCAAAGGGAAAATCATGTTCTCGTAAGCTGAAGAAAAGGAGGACACCGTCTGTTCCTTGCTTCGAAACAAACTTTTCCTCATTCGCTCCATattcttccctttctcttttccctCGTTAATGCATTTACTCACCCACCGTCCCATCCACGCATTCTCTTTaactggaatattttattttacatagctccggaaataattttatttgaattttgttaatGCACAtcagttgttgctgctgttgtttttgttttcttttttcagggaACTTATGGAAGCGTATAACAGTTCCATGGAGAGGATGGTGAAGAGAGGAATGTATTCAAGAAGCAGCTTCTTAGAGTCCCACGACATGCCGAAGTCCACAAAGCAAAGCTCTGTCCATTCGTCCCATGAGGAGTTGGAACACATTCCCTTACCTTCTGTATTGCCAGAAGATTAGAAGAATTCAAGCGTCTCAATGTCCAGGTATTTTCGTAACCTTTCAAGTGatgagacaaataaaaatacaagtcGTTCCCCATATATCTAGAGAGAGATTCTTAATTTTCTACTCACATTCTCAGTTATCCAGACTtccctttttctctcacacacacgtccCCATCCATTACCCATTCCTcccaaaaagagagaaaggtaaagTTATAGACCCAAAGAGACAAGATCGCTGCTGCGGATACTGGCGTTTCAGCCATAAAAAGTTAAGCGTTTCACACAGTTTAAAGCCAGAGTTTACCAAACGGGgacaaaaagctttaaaaatgttatgataCTGAGGGGGAGATGATCATGTATAGCCTGACATCCACTGACGCAAAGAGGAACTTTTCCAGAAGAGtaacatttcattattaataCCAGCGGTCTTTGTGTGGCCTAAAAGATGGCTAAcacttcattgtttttagaatttttcTCCGCGATTTGAACCTTCCcgtttatttatattaaaaacggattttgcatttatttcttcattatttaGTCCACAGGAATGGAAGGATATCCTGGAAGTTCCCAGCCCATGAAGTATGTTCTGGCTGCTGGCAGCCGGTGGTTATTCCATATATAATTACACCCCACTGCCCTCCTGGCGGCTAGGGGGCGTTGACTAGGACCAGGACGGCTCCGGAAGCTGGGAAGCTTGTGCGTGCTACATATCTGAGTAAAACTCTGAGGCAAGACTGACTTGTCACTTTGTTCACgaaatatgtacatatgttgCAGATACACACCaatttgtttccctttctctctctgcgcgcgcacgtacacgtgtttgtttgtgattaTGTATGCGTATATTGGAAGGGGGCGTGCccatatgtgtgcat
Coding sequences within:
- the LOC112574199 gene encoding leucine-rich repeat-containing protein 74B-like, which encodes MTIICCETLLSSAAVRSRLTASTSTTFCSVKPGPMPPRKTPDQSSSAFHGDEDSSGLVLPEEIGEDQEEKEHDNLFFEQDALDKNKEGDEEESHVIQTSSIFFDEDLTISGLAPQNTWCNSTDSQILKDLYHKACEALKVIPCGKFLRDADQRRLVLNNQGIDSLGVKAVCLSLVGNLTIRELYLKGCRMDTEGMKCLADMLMTNPAIKVLDVSNNDLGTVGANILSDVIAVSETLERIRASSNNFGVQASQFIGQALERNSSLLVLDLSNNHFEAKSGVFLGQGLSKNYSLHTLDISYNHLNEAGIRGLALALKEGTVLRSLNLSWNGVGKTGAAQLGIAFSQNTHLVSLNLAGCRIPIDGVVDFLKRLDSNKNLKTVDFSDNPLTSTDSTTLLSVLKSKPNSGIDNIEIKSISVPQTFMNMLEELREIKPTFTVVYGTVLGTKSNHDYTGFDLLSSDPMSILVKFVKAKNMSILDLFDASGTDASYSLSHQLLVEYMQEAGLMLSIAQMDKLLMVLDKDGKGKIMFSELMEAYNSSMERMVKRGMYSRSSFLESHDMPKSTKQSSVHSSHEELEHIPLPSVLPED